One region of Brassica napus cultivar Da-Ae chromosome A10, Da-Ae, whole genome shotgun sequence genomic DNA includes:
- the LOC106371702 gene encoding beta-glucosidase BoGH3B, which yields MGTLSKALCLLLLFCTLAAADTGGAPKYKDPKQPLGARIRDLMNRMTLQEKIGQMVQIERTVATPDVMKNYFIGSVLSGGGSVPAPKATPEAWVNMVNEIQKAALSTRLGIPMIYGIDAVHGHNNVYGATIFPHNVGLGVTRDPMLLKRIGEATALEVRATGIPYAFAPCIAVCRDPRWGRCYESYSEDYRIVQEMNEIIPGLQGDLTTERRGVPFVGGKSKVAACAKHFVGDGGTVRGIDENNTVIDSNGLYGIHMPGYYKAINKGVATVMVSYSALNDLRMHANKELVTGFLKDKLKFRGFVISDWQGIDRITNPPHLNYSYSVYAGISAGIDMIMVPYNYTEFIDEINSQIKSNLIPMSRIDDAVKRILRVKFTMGLFEEPLADLTFANQLGSKEHRKLAREAVRKSLVLLKNGKKGDNPLLPLPKKTGKILVAGTHADNLGYQCGGWTITWQGLDGNDLTIGTTILAAVKNTVAPTTQVVYNQNPDANFVKSGEFDYAVVVVGEPPYAEMYGDSTNLTISEPGPSTIGNVCGSVKCVVVVVSGRPVVMEPYVSTIDALVAAWLPGTEGQGVADALFGDYGFTGKLARTWFKSVNQLPMNVGDRHYDPLYQFGFGLTTQPSKL from the exons ATGGGGACTTTGAGTAAGGCTTTATGTCTTCTCCTGCTGTTCTGTACCCTGGCCGCTGCTGATACTGGGGGTGCTCCAAAGTACAAAGACCCAAAGCAGCCTTTGGGTGCAAGAATCAGGGACCTGATGAACCGTATGACTCTCCAAGAGAAGATTGGTCAGATGGTTCAGATCGAACGCACCGTCGCCACTCCTGATGTCATGAAGAACTACTTCATTG GGAGTGTGTTGAGCGGTGGAGGAAGTGTGCCTGCACCAAAGGCCACACCTGAAGCTTGGGTGAACATGGTCAATGAGATTCAAAAGGCTGCTCTTTCCACCCGCCTTGGGATCCCCATGATCTACGGGATTGATGCTGTTCACGGTCACAACAACGTGTACGGCGCCACCATTTTCCCTCACAATGTAGGCCTTGGAGTCACCAG GGATCCTATGCTTCTTAAGAGGATTGGGGAAGCAACAGCACTTGAAGTTAGAGCGACTGGAATCCCATATGCCTTTGCTCCCTGCATTGCA GTTTGTAGGGATCCGAGATGGGGAAGATGCTACGAGAGCTATAGTGAGGATTATAGGATTGTCCAAGAGATGAATGAGATTATACCCGGTTTGCAAGGTGACCTCACTACCGAGCGAAGAGGTGTTCCCTTTGTCGGTGGAAA ATCAAAAGTTGCGGCTTGTGCTAAGCATTTTGTGGGAGATGGAGGTACAGTGAGAGGTATAGATGAGAACAACACTGTGATTGACTCAAATGGCCTATACGGAATTCACATGCCTGGTTATTACAAGGCTATAAACAAGGGTGTTGCAACGGTTATGGTCTCCTACTCTGCCTTGAACGATTTGAGAATGCATGCTAACAAGGAACTCGTCACTGGTTTCCTCAAGGACAAGTTGAAGTTCAGA GGTTTTGTCATCTCTGATTGGCAGGGGATTGATAGGATCACGAATCCTCCTCATCTTAACTATTCATACTCTGTCTACGCGGGAATCAGCGCTGGAATTGACATG ATCATGGTGCCATACAACTACACAGAGTTTATAGATGAAATCAACAGCCAGATAAAGAGTAATCTGATCCCTATGAGCAGGATTGACGACGCTGTGAAGAGAATCTTAAGAGTCAAATTCACAATGGGACTCTTTGAGGAACCACTTGCTGATCTCACCTTTGCCAACCAGCTTGGTAGCAAG GAACACAGGAAGCTAGCTCGTGAAGCTGTGAGGAAATCTCTAGTGCTGCTCAAGAATGGTAAGAAAGGAGATAACCCGTTGCTTCCTTTGCCTAAGAAGACGGGAAAGATCCTTGTGGCGGGAACACACGCTGATAACTTGGGGTATCAATGTGGTGGCTGGACCATCACTTGGCAAGGCCTTGACGGCAACGACCTCACCATTG GTACAACGATCCTTGCGGCTGTGAAGAATACAGTGGCTCCAACCACACAAGTCGTCTACAACCAAAACCCCGATGCAAACTTCGTCAAGTCTGGTGAATTTGACTACGCCGTTGTGGTCGTGGGTGAGCCGCCTTATGCTGAGATGTATGGGGACAGCACAAACCTGACCATAAGTGAACCTGGTCCGAGCACGATAGGGAACGTGTGCGGATCAGTGAAGTGTGTGGTGGTTGTTGTGTCTGGCCGTCCCGTGGTGATGGAGCCTTATGTCTCGACCATTGATGCCCTTGTGGCAGCTTGGCTTCCGGGGACGGAAGGTCAAGGAGTGGCTGATGCTCTGTTTGGTGATTATGGGTTCACTGGAAAGTTGGCTCGGACTTGGTTTAAGTCGGTGAATCAGCTGCCGATGAATGTTGGCGATCGGCATTATGACCCGTTGTACCAGTTCGGTTTTGGGTTGACCACACAACCATCCAAGTTGTAG